In Janibacter sp. CX7, a single genomic region encodes these proteins:
- a CDS encoding CocE/NonD family hydrolase codes for MKIDTQVPHEVEAEENVFIPLRDGHRVAARVWRPVGEVGPLPAVLEYIPYRKRDLTRGRDSVNHPYLAAHGYVCLRVDLRGSGDSDGVLVDEYREQELSDAEDVIAWAAEQDWCDGNVGMMGISWGGFNSLQVASRQPPALKAIVSASATEDLYVDNMHYMGGCLLGDNLSEATVMLAFNSLPPDPEIVGDAWREMWLERLRGSGLWLDTWLSHQRRDEYWRPASVSEDYATIRCPVMAVGGWADGYTNAIFRLLEHLEVPCHGLIGPWGHKYPHLGVPGPEIGFLQELVRWWDHWLKGRDTGLDDEPALRAWMQESVPPRASYEERPGRWVAEETWPSPRITECELRLTRASLAQGDQGEGDGTPLTLRSPLSVGMFAGKWASYAAVPDLPYDQREEDGGALVWEGAPLEEVTEVFGLPRLDVSLSADQPVAQIAVRLSDVAPTGEATRITYGVLNLTHRSSSSSPEPLVPGQRYDVQVQLNGVAHSFPAGHRLRLSISTSYWPLVWPAPRSAELTIHPADSVLRVPIRPRQDDDGRASPFHEPVMAPELETTVLEPSEHDWRVTRDLATDVSTLEIVNDQGAFRIEETGTVVRRSTTEWYSFRWDDVTSVRGETRTVRRLERGDWRTEVVTSTVLTCTEDDFVIRADLDAYELDEARGHRRVHAESWDRVIPRDLV; via the coding sequence ATGAAGATCGACACCCAGGTCCCCCACGAGGTGGAGGCCGAGGAGAACGTCTTCATCCCCCTTCGCGACGGGCACCGGGTCGCCGCCCGGGTGTGGCGGCCGGTGGGAGAGGTGGGGCCGCTGCCGGCGGTCCTCGAGTACATCCCCTACCGCAAGAGGGACCTCACCCGAGGTCGCGACTCCGTCAACCATCCCTACCTCGCCGCCCACGGGTACGTCTGCCTGCGGGTGGACCTGCGGGGGAGCGGTGACTCCGACGGCGTCCTCGTCGACGAGTACCGCGAGCAGGAGCTCTCCGACGCCGAGGACGTCATCGCCTGGGCCGCGGAGCAGGACTGGTGCGACGGCAACGTCGGGATGATGGGGATCTCGTGGGGCGGGTTCAACAGCCTGCAGGTCGCCTCACGGCAGCCCCCTGCGCTCAAGGCGATCGTCAGCGCGTCGGCGACGGAGGACCTCTACGTCGACAACATGCACTACATGGGCGGCTGCCTGCTCGGCGACAACCTGTCCGAGGCGACGGTGATGCTCGCCTTCAACAGCCTGCCGCCGGACCCCGAGATCGTCGGTGACGCGTGGCGCGAGATGTGGCTCGAGCGCCTCCGGGGCAGTGGCCTGTGGCTCGATACCTGGCTGAGCCACCAGCGCCGCGACGAGTACTGGCGTCCCGCCTCGGTGAGTGAGGACTACGCCACGATCCGGTGCCCCGTCATGGCCGTCGGAGGATGGGCGGACGGCTACACCAACGCGATCTTCCGCCTCCTCGAGCACCTCGAGGTGCCCTGCCACGGGCTCATCGGCCCGTGGGGCCACAAGTACCCGCACCTGGGCGTCCCGGGTCCGGAGATCGGGTTCCTCCAAGAGCTCGTGCGGTGGTGGGACCATTGGCTCAAGGGGCGCGACACCGGTCTGGACGACGAGCCGGCGCTGCGGGCGTGGATGCAGGAGAGCGTCCCGCCGCGCGCGTCGTACGAGGAGCGGCCCGGTCGCTGGGTCGCCGAGGAGACCTGGCCGTCGCCACGGATCACCGAGTGCGAGCTGCGGCTCACCCGGGCGAGCCTCGCCCAGGGCGACCAGGGCGAAGGGGATGGCACCCCCCTCACGCTGCGGTCACCGCTGAGCGTCGGCATGTTCGCCGGGAAGTGGGCCTCGTACGCCGCCGTGCCCGACCTGCCGTACGACCAGCGCGAGGAGGACGGGGGCGCCCTCGTGTGGGAGGGGGCGCCGCTCGAGGAGGTGACCGAGGTCTTCGGACTGCCGCGACTGGACGTCTCGCTCTCGGCGGACCAACCGGTCGCCCAGATCGCGGTGCGTCTGTCCGACGTCGCGCCCACGGGTGAGGCGACGCGGATCACCTACGGGGTGCTCAACCTGACCCACCGCAGCTCGAGCAGCAGCCCCGAGCCGCTCGTGCCGGGTCAGCGCTACGACGTGCAGGTCCAGCTCAACGGCGTGGCCCACTCCTTCCCGGCCGGGCACCGGCTGCGGCTGTCGATCTCGACGTCGTACTGGCCGCTCGTGTGGCCGGCGCCGCGCTCGGCAGAGCTGACGATCCACCCGGCCGACAGCGTCCTGCGGGTGCCGATCAGGCCGCGGCAGGACGACGACGGGAGGGCATCCCCCTTCCACGAGCCGGTCATGGCGCCGGAGCTGGAGACGACTGTCCTCGAGCCGAGCGAGCACGACTGGCGGGTCACCAGGGACCTGGCCACGGACGTCTCGACGCTCGAGATCGTCAACGACCAGGGCGCCTTCCGCATCGAGGAGACCGGCACGGTCGTGCGCAGGTCGACGACGGAGTGGTACTCCTTCCGCTGGGACGACGTGACGTCCGTGCGCGGAGAGACCCGGACGGTGCGCCGTCTCGAGCGAGGGGACTGGCGCACCGAGGTCGTGACGAGCACGGTCCTGACGTGCACCGAGGACGACTTCGTCATCCGGGCCGACCTCGACGCCTACGAGCTGGACGAGGCGCGCGGCCACCGACGCGTGCACGCCGAGAGCTGGGACCGGGTCATCCCCCGGGACCTCGTCTGA